From Melospiza melodia melodia isolate bMelMel2 chromosome 2, bMelMel2.pri, whole genome shotgun sequence:
atgtggcacttggtgccgtGGTttggttgaggtgttagggctgggttggactccatgagtctctttaaggtctcttccaacccagtcattctgtgattcctgaTTGACCTCAACACCTCACTATGTGTGTTGTCTGAAGAAAGGTTAAGTTCAAAGGCATGAAACTGAGCTTGTCAAGTTATTGAATACTCAGCATTTCTCATTTGTCTCAAACTCTCTTTTGTCttgttgcccagggaagttgtggatgccccatccctggcagtgttcaatgCCAGATTGAGtgccctggtctagtggaaggtgtccctgcccatggcagggggttggaagtagatgatatttaaggtcccttccaatccaaaccattcagTGGATTTATAAATTACTTGTAATTGGAGATAATTAAGTTATCACTCAGAAGAAATGAAAATACTCCAATGTGTTTACTTCACATTTAAGGGAACTGGAGGGGGAGAAAGAACAAGATGTTCTTCTGTAAATATTATAGGTGTTAATCCACTGTAAATAATATAGTTGTTATAAATAATGCAGTCTGCTGAGGTTaatagttttattttttccttcatagATGACTAATCTATTCTAATAAATTCTTATTTAGGATAACAAGGCTGATGTTATTCTAAAATACAATGCAGATGAAGCCAGAAGCCTGAAAGCATACGGGGAGCTTCCAGAACATGGTAAGAATCTTTTCACTTCACATTGGAAGTTCATGTTGGATAAGAATACTCAGTCTATCTTGGCACAGTGTGAGTGCACTCCTTAACTTCTCCAAATTCCTTCATAGCTAAAATCAATGAAACAGACACATTTGGTCCTGGAGATGATGATGAAATCCAGTTTGATGATATTGGAGATGATGATGAAGATATTGATGATGTAAGTAGTAAATGTGTATTTTTATCATATGCTTGAAGCTCTCATCTTTGGCAATAAGCTGTTGTTGTTAGTTCTACAGCAGGGAGTACATGGATGTTCAGGATAGCTTTGCTCCTCAGGGACTGCCTCAGGAAGTGCTGTGGTCCATTCATGTGCCAGCTTTCTGTCCTCTCTCCTGACCTACAGTCATTCCTGTGCTGGCCTCTAAACACATGAAACATTTGGTGTCTCACTGCTAAAACACACGTGGGGAGCAGTCTGAAGGTGCCTAAAAGAGAATCAGTCATTTGACACCCCCCAGTTCCTCTAGGTTTAACAGCCTTGCTATCCCACCAGAACTGCAGCAATAATTAAGAAAtttggtttttaaaaataaaggctTTTAATCTGCATTTTTCTTTACATAAAAACTCCAAAAAGCTGCATCCTAGTAGTTTTTCCAAAGTTAACCATAATCTTGACTGTCACTGCTTACCACTGCACTGTAGTAATTGGTCATGCACACTCTGAAATTATAGTAGTAAAATTGTTATGATTCAAATTTTATAGTAAATTGCAGAAGTGGTATATGCTGTTCAATGTTTTCTAAGTTGATGCACTTTAATTTGCAGCTGAGAGATGAATGTGTGCAGGGTCAGCTGGCTGAGAGGATAAGTAGTAACTTACTGAGCCAGTGAGTTAACTTAATTGGATAGACTGCTCTAAGAATACTATTATGCTTTAATTCTTCATCTTTTTAGTCCTCTCTCTGAGTTGATAATATGACTAATTCTTTTTAAATGCTTCTATTATTCTGACTTTTTTGAGGTTATCAATATATGATTAATTAGatcaagtattttaaaaatatcaaaatGCTGAAGAATTTTTCTTCAGACTTTTGAAAATTTCACATTGGGCCTGTCAGTGATTGAGCTTACTGAAGATTTAGCTCATTGAAGCTAGAAAAACTAGTACTGCATGCTTTTAATAATGAGGCTATTGCAAGACATCAAAGAGATAAGTAGCTGTAGGAAAAATTTACAAACTAATGGATCTGTGTGTGGGGTTAAGTGAGAAGCTATGATTGTTTTTAAGCTTTTGTCAGCTCttcaataaaatattaatatcatGCTTTAAGAAGGTAAAAGATGTAAAGAAAACATGTGAGTAACCTCTGTGAGGATCACCATCATATATCTGGAATGAAGTGCAGTTTCCAAGGTCATTGTTAACAGGAGGAACTTGATGGATCCTTTCCTTTGTGTTTTGTATCAGAAGGATGATTAGAAAGTCACTACTTAGGGAAGTGACTCTcaaatttggttttattttcatttgtgaGAATCATGGGCTAATTGATGGCTGTTCCAGTGATGTATAATTTTATTGCAGGTACTGTGGTTATGCAGAATTTCTCACCTGCATGACCATAGCATTGTCACAGGGCTGGTGGGGACAAAAGCAGGGAGCATTTGTTCATGTGTGAAGAAAACAGGGGATGAGCTGAGACAAAATAGGACTGTGCTAAGTTCAGAAAGTCTCCTGTTgaactgtaaaaataactttaaagaaGTTATTGATGAAATATACACTTGGATGAAATACATGCTGTGGTGTTTTTGCTTTTCAGATCTAGTTTGGAACAGAGGTTTACATTCCAGCTTTTTTCCTCCAAGGATTGTTCTACATTGATACTTCGATTATTTCTTGGGTGATGTCCCTTACTTTTAAGAAGACTGAAAATTCTCAGTAAAGAGTGTAGTTTGTTACATCAAAAGGATTTATTTTCAATGTTTGTTTTAAAGTATTTATATTTCTTTAGAAATGGATAATGCTGGATTATCACAAAGGTTCAATGACATGCCACAAATATTTTGTCTCTTCACCAATTAGAGCTTTTATCTCTGGATGTAAGTGAGATACAGTGACATGGGCTGTAAAAGACtgcatttttccctcttctgcttTCATCACTACAATTCCAGTTAAACTtgtattttgaaataaaaattgttTACCCTGTAATTATCATGGATTTTGATTAAAGGCAAATTACCCAGTTCAGATTAGTATCAAATCATACTATGCAGTGTCTGTCCTTATACCCTTGCCTTGATGTTAACTTTAA
This genomic window contains:
- the EIF1AX gene encoding eukaryotic translation initiation factor 1A, X-chromosomal isoform X2; the encoded protein is MLGNGRLEALCFDGVKRLCHIRGKLRKKVWINTSDIILIGLRDYQDNKADVILKYNADEARSLKAYGELPEHAKINETDTFGPGDDDEIQFDDIGDDDEDIDDI